From one Marinobacter sp. LV10MA510-1 genomic stretch:
- a CDS encoding glycosyltransferase, which yields MWVSRDAYLRDQGISDQESIDVLFKSLPESSTNVVCIRWVDNTGPYRKLIPALREAGPDDLIVTADDDIFYGRDWLQGLIEAYDPAEGVPSASRVRRIRTNFIGKLTSYIYWTLYEEASVIREDYVVTFGGGVVLARSMFREDDIFDESFLTIAPTADDLWYSKLLSRNGTPVRVIPRLLSELHFVQHNDGLTNHNFPKVSTFIHKIRVRVWDQVVGFFGYPVCGNDIAFRKIERYFSS from the coding sequence TTGTGGGTATCGCGTGATGCCTACTTACGGGACCAAGGAATCTCTGATCAGGAGTCGATTGACGTACTGTTCAAATCTTTGCCAGAGTCGAGCACGAACGTGGTGTGTATCCGTTGGGTAGATAACACCGGTCCTTATCGAAAGCTAATCCCTGCTCTCCGAGAGGCCGGGCCCGATGACCTGATTGTTACCGCAGATGACGATATTTTCTACGGAAGAGACTGGTTGCAAGGACTGATTGAGGCCTACGATCCAGCCGAGGGAGTTCCCTCGGCCTCCAGAGTCCGTCGTATAAGAACAAATTTCATCGGGAAGTTGACATCCTATATCTACTGGACGTTATACGAGGAAGCCTCAGTAATTCGAGAAGATTATGTTGTAACCTTCGGTGGGGGAGTTGTCCTAGCCCGGTCAATGTTTAGAGAAGATGATATTTTCGACGAAAGCTTCCTGACCATTGCACCAACAGCTGATGACCTGTGGTATTCGAAATTACTCAGCCGGAACGGTACGCCTGTCCGGGTTATTCCGCGGCTGCTATCTGAGCTTCACTTTGTTCAGCACAATGATGGGCTCACTAATCACAACTTTCCAAAAGTCTCGACTTTTATTCATAAAATTCGTGTTCGGGTCTGGGATCAGGTTGTTGGGTTTTTCGGTTATCCGGTGTGTGGGAATGATATTGCATTCAGGAAGATTGAGCGTTATTTTTCGAGTTGA
- a CDS encoding glycosyltransferase family 2 protein — MSNKKTQISFHKSSESIPKPPKPRLEDEILSQWKSDPNNPLVTILCIAYDHEPYIEDALNSFLAQDTDFPFEIWVHDDASTDGTREIIERYQAEYPRIVKAVLQKENRYSQGYRPLRFLKDVCRGKYCALCEGDDYWVSAQKLTRQVAAMERNPASGLSIHPAYQINVTSNRTISMFDKGNAEAVLDVAEAVASANQYSPTASYFFRTKEFQSMPRWFFEARDLPFGDYFIEAIMGRNGLVYLPDLYSVYRRNTPGSFTERTSRTTDEKLVARMQAVLSYTYKLKEYPEIPRFAIQHRRSNVFLDYQNMAITRNSFEMFQMVQEISKNIGETLPYSRELAGTNKITFVIFVKMRRVILLIKNLAYRYRIVRFEK, encoded by the coding sequence ATGTCGAATAAAAAAACTCAGATTTCTTTTCATAAGTCATCAGAAAGTATTCCGAAACCGCCGAAGCCTAGGCTGGAAGATGAGATACTTAGTCAATGGAAAAGTGATCCTAATAATCCGCTAGTAACTATCCTGTGTATTGCATACGACCACGAGCCCTATATAGAGGATGCGCTAAACAGCTTCCTGGCTCAGGACACCGACTTCCCATTTGAAATATGGGTTCATGATGATGCATCTACAGATGGCACACGTGAGATCATAGAGCGTTATCAGGCTGAATACCCGCGGATCGTCAAGGCAGTTCTTCAGAAAGAGAACAGGTATTCCCAAGGCTACAGGCCGTTAAGATTCCTAAAGGACGTTTGCAGAGGAAAATATTGTGCGTTGTGTGAAGGAGACGATTATTGGGTCAGTGCGCAAAAACTTACCAGGCAGGTGGCTGCGATGGAACGTAACCCTGCCTCTGGGCTCAGCATTCACCCAGCGTATCAGATAAATGTCACTAGCAATCGAACTATATCTATGTTCGATAAAGGGAATGCTGAAGCGGTGCTAGATGTTGCAGAAGCGGTCGCGTCAGCAAATCAGTATTCGCCCACTGCCTCTTATTTTTTCAGAACAAAAGAATTTCAATCGATGCCTAGGTGGTTTTTTGAGGCGCGAGATCTTCCATTTGGGGACTATTTTATTGAGGCTATAATGGGTCGTAATGGCTTAGTTTATTTGCCGGATTTATATAGTGTTTATCGGCGAAATACTCCAGGCTCATTTACTGAACGAACAAGTCGAACCACTGATGAGAAGCTTGTAGCTCGTATGCAAGCAGTGCTGTCGTATACATATAAGCTAAAAGAGTATCCCGAGATACCAAGATTTGCTATTCAGCATAGGCGTTCGAATGTTTTTCTTGATTATCAGAATATGGCGATCACTAGGAATTCATTTGAAATGTTTCAGATGGTTCAAGAGATTTCGAAGAATATTGGCGAAACACTTCCTTACTCTAGAGAGCTAGCCGGTACTAACAAAATTACTTTCGTTATCTTCGTGAAAATGCGCAGAGTGATTTTGTTAATAAAAAATTTGGCTTATCGCTATCGAATTGTTCGCTTCGAAAAATAG
- a CDS encoding lipopolysaccharide biosynthesis protein, giving the protein MKAMNRKIGVGVLWNLAGLFMTRGASTLFMLFLARLLAPEAFGLIAMATVVFELASAFINSGLGAALIQSKTVSDADLNTVFYTNLLLSGLAYAVLFFGSPYVAGFYSQPELTTLIQVMGLVVFINAAKVVQMAVLSREMDFKSQMKANTLSVAVSGILAVTAAWRDWGVWSLVVQMLSASLISALVLWFVSQWRPAIQFSGESFSRLFRFGRNLLAEGMLSVLYRNSYILVIGRFFSAEVTGLYFLAKKFSNLVSQQLTGAVQQATFPALSTLQDDNEALRHKYRQIMQLMMFVIAPIMALLAGLSPALFALLFDERWAAAVPYLQLLCVVGALYPLHALNMNLLTVKGRPDLILKVGLMKKAVNLTLLFLAIPYGVFGIVVSQVIGAFLALIPNTYFSARLVGYSLRDQIKDVVKPLFAALIAGFGSWFMVQQSEGNLFLWFTGGALVGAGSYLAMSFVVRAEGASMLFTKAKAMKSKKSKGKVYE; this is encoded by the coding sequence ATGAAGGCGATGAACCGGAAGATCGGTGTTGGGGTGTTGTGGAATCTGGCAGGCCTGTTCATGACTCGGGGTGCCAGTACGCTGTTTATGCTGTTCCTTGCCCGCTTGCTGGCACCGGAAGCCTTTGGCCTTATAGCAATGGCAACAGTGGTGTTTGAGCTGGCGAGTGCTTTTATCAACTCAGGGCTTGGCGCAGCGTTGATTCAAAGCAAAACGGTTTCCGATGCAGACCTCAACACCGTGTTCTACACCAACCTGCTGCTCAGCGGGCTAGCCTATGCGGTGCTGTTTTTCGGTTCACCCTACGTTGCTGGATTCTATAGCCAGCCAGAACTGACCACCCTGATACAAGTGATGGGTTTGGTGGTGTTTATTAATGCTGCCAAAGTAGTGCAAATGGCCGTTCTTAGCCGTGAGATGGACTTCAAGTCACAGATGAAGGCCAACACTTTGAGCGTTGCAGTGTCTGGCATTTTGGCCGTTACGGCAGCTTGGCGTGACTGGGGTGTGTGGAGCCTGGTTGTACAGATGCTGAGTGCCTCGCTTATATCCGCGCTTGTGCTGTGGTTCGTCAGCCAATGGCGTCCGGCCATTCAGTTTAGTGGAGAGTCGTTTTCTAGACTGTTCCGCTTTGGCAGAAATTTGTTGGCAGAGGGAATGCTTTCGGTTCTTTACCGAAACTCCTATATCTTAGTGATCGGTCGATTTTTCAGTGCTGAAGTTACAGGGTTGTACTTCCTCGCCAAAAAATTCAGCAACTTGGTTTCCCAGCAGCTAACGGGTGCGGTACAGCAGGCAACGTTCCCTGCATTGTCCACACTTCAGGACGACAACGAGGCTCTCAGGCACAAATATCGGCAGATAATGCAGTTGATGATGTTTGTGATTGCTCCGATTATGGCGTTGTTGGCGGGACTTTCACCAGCGTTGTTTGCGCTATTGTTTGATGAAAGGTGGGCGGCGGCAGTGCCCTACCTGCAGTTGCTGTGTGTCGTTGGTGCTTTGTACCCATTGCATGCGTTAAATATGAACTTGCTTACTGTGAAAGGCCGTCCAGATCTGATATTAAAAGTTGGTTTAATGAAAAAGGCTGTCAACCTAACGTTGCTCTTTTTGGCGATACCTTATGGTGTTTTTGGGATTGTTGTCAGTCAGGTGATTGGGGCGTTTTTGGCGTTGATTCCCAATACATATTTTTCTGCACGACTGGTTGGGTATTCGCTCCGGGATCAGATTAAAGATGTTGTGAAACCACTATTTGCTGCGCTTATTGCTGGGTTTGGTTCCTGGTTTATGGTGCAGCAGAGTGAGGGGAACTTATTTCTTTGGTTTACTGGCGGCGCATTGGTAGGGGCAGGGAGTTATCTGGCCATGAGCTTTGTAGTTAGGGCCGAGGGTGCTTCTATGCTATTCACTAAGGCGAAAGCCATGAAAAGCAAAAAATCTAAAGGGAAAGTTTATGAATAA
- a CDS encoding sulfotransferase, with amino-acid sequence MFNAIRVVRRQKVFVIGFNKTGTTTMSKALRNLGYVVGREDEAKSLFDAWLRRDFKKIVKFCRSAQAFQDSPFSFPYTFIALDQAFPNSKFILTIRDNEDQWYQSITRFHSKLWASGDGIPPTKEQLKEAVNSYKGRPWDVNRALFNTPENDPYSEKALKSIYLQHNQAVVSYFKSRPNDLLVINVAEQGAYQKFVEFLGVDSAYDEFPWENKT; translated from the coding sequence ATGTTTAATGCTATTAGGGTGGTCCGGCGACAGAAGGTGTTCGTCATTGGCTTCAATAAAACCGGCACTACGACAATGTCGAAGGCGTTGAGAAACCTTGGATATGTAGTCGGCAGAGAGGATGAAGCCAAGTCGTTATTTGATGCATGGTTGAGGAGAGATTTTAAAAAAATCGTGAAGTTTTGTAGGTCCGCCCAAGCTTTTCAGGATTCGCCATTTTCATTCCCGTACACCTTTATCGCTCTCGATCAAGCGTTTCCTAATAGTAAGTTTATATTAACTATCCGCGACAATGAAGATCAGTGGTATCAATCAATAACCCGGTTTCATTCTAAGCTGTGGGCGTCGGGTGATGGAATTCCGCCAACCAAGGAGCAACTCAAAGAGGCTGTCAATTCATACAAAGGGCGTCCCTGGGACGTCAATAGAGCACTTTTTAATACGCCGGAGAATGACCCCTATAGTGAAAAAGCATTGAAGAGCATTTATCTCCAACACAATCAAGCAGTTGTCAGTTATTTTAAAAGTCGACCGAATGATTTGCTAGTGATTAACGTGGCTGAGCAGGGGGCCTATCAAAAGTTCGTCGAGTTCCTCGGGGTTGATTCGGCTTATGATGAGTTTCCCTGGGAGAACAAAACCTGA
- a CDS encoding sulfotransferase domain-containing protein: MSSPRILLHLGLPKTATSSLQHNVFQPLHEQARVNFLGKCLDYDYKTGGIEVFNYSGKFIRDAVEGSLSIQEARQKLNSSLHRTLLNIFSDEGLMIAYPGKENLSLSKKFERLNAIFEGYNVKVVVTLRDPVDYLYSLYVQLYPDFCAKVKDINSIEKYVDKLIKTPNDTLFESFFYDRWLQKVPSNFELTILKYEQISQRAQCFYEEWARLLGLSTMEFQGYFDSKRMNVKIKSGKEVAKVKDFKFLERFFRELFSSSKIIFFPVRVLYRISGLKVILNYRFGSNATHAFPVGQRMMCLQEVLKVKDGFYES, from the coding sequence ATGAGTTCACCTAGAATATTGCTACATCTCGGACTACCGAAAACTGCGACTAGCTCTCTACAACACAATGTTTTTCAGCCGCTCCATGAGCAAGCAAGGGTAAACTTTCTAGGAAAATGTCTCGATTACGATTATAAAACAGGTGGGATCGAAGTATTTAACTACTCTGGAAAGTTTATCAGAGATGCTGTTGAAGGAAGCTTGAGCATCCAGGAAGCAAGGCAGAAGTTGAATAGTTCATTGCATAGAACCCTGTTAAATATTTTTAGCGACGAAGGGTTAATGATCGCATACCCGGGAAAAGAAAATCTTTCACTTTCGAAAAAGTTTGAAAGACTTAATGCAATTTTTGAGGGCTACAACGTAAAAGTCGTTGTCACACTCAGGGACCCAGTAGATTACCTATATTCTTTGTATGTTCAATTGTATCCAGATTTCTGTGCGAAAGTTAAGGATATTAATTCAATTGAAAAATACGTCGATAAGCTAATCAAAACACCGAATGATACCCTGTTCGAATCTTTCTTTTACGATCGCTGGCTCCAGAAGGTGCCATCAAATTTCGAATTGACAATATTAAAATATGAGCAGATTTCTCAGCGCGCGCAGTGTTTTTATGAGGAATGGGCAAGGTTGCTTGGTTTGTCGACAATGGAATTCCAAGGATATTTCGATTCCAAACGAATGAATGTCAAGATTAAGTCAGGGAAGGAAGTGGCGAAAGTAAAAGACTTTAAGTTTTTAGAGCGATTTTTTAGGGAGCTTTTTTCTTCAAGTAAGATTATTTTTTTCCCTGTTAGAGTTTTATATAGAATTTCGGGCCTTAAGGTTATTTTGAACTATAGGTTCGGATCTAACGCCACGCATGCGTTCCCGGTGGGACAGCGTATGATGTGCCTTCAGGAGGTTTTGAAAGTAAAAGATGGTTTCTATGAGTCATAA
- a CDS encoding NAD-dependent epimerase/dehydratase family protein encodes MKKILVLGASGSLGRGVTRHLKDKHDVTATYVKNQFTEQGVNVKKADITAPESLERLGADFDTVVLIAGAMPATMAGYDPQRYIDTNITGTLNVLEFCRKSNIKKIIYIMTFSDVSHKFFNGVPIKSDDSRGLTLTGDHAVYSISKVAACDLIEHYHQEHGLQTIIFRIPTVYCADENFNYYVDGALKVKGYVQMLESIVSSSKVEIWGNPQHSKDMPYIKDFARLINSAVNHKSAQGVFNAGTSQPVSLEKLVNVMVDVFSQGKPVKVIERPEKPSQPNFTFDMSKTIEVFGFMPEWDIKEMMEDIRNTLGVEAFRR; translated from the coding sequence ATGAAAAAAATACTGGTTCTTGGTGCTTCTGGAAGCTTAGGGCGCGGTGTCACACGGCATTTGAAAGATAAGCATGACGTAACTGCCACCTATGTTAAAAACCAGTTCACCGAGCAAGGTGTTAATGTAAAGAAAGCAGATATTACAGCTCCAGAAAGCCTTGAAAGACTAGGTGCTGATTTTGATACGGTTGTGCTGATCGCTGGTGCTATGCCCGCTACGATGGCCGGCTATGACCCACAGCGGTATATCGATACCAATATTACCGGCACATTGAATGTACTGGAGTTTTGTAGAAAGTCAAACATCAAAAAAATCATCTATATTATGACGTTCTCCGATGTCTCCCATAAGTTCTTTAATGGTGTACCGATAAAGAGTGACGATTCAAGAGGCTTGACCCTGACAGGAGATCATGCAGTCTACTCGATTTCAAAAGTCGCAGCGTGTGATCTCATTGAACACTACCATCAGGAGCATGGCCTGCAGACCATAATTTTTAGAATTCCGACAGTTTACTGTGCCGATGAAAACTTCAATTATTACGTGGATGGTGCTCTAAAAGTAAAGGGCTACGTTCAGATGCTGGAGTCGATTGTATCGAGTTCAAAAGTTGAAATCTGGGGAAACCCACAGCACTCCAAAGATATGCCGTATATAAAAGATTTTGCGCGCTTAATTAATTCAGCAGTTAATCATAAGAGTGCCCAAGGTGTATTTAACGCCGGTACAAGCCAACCTGTGTCCTTGGAAAAACTAGTAAACGTGATGGTTGATGTCTTTTCACAGGGGAAACCGGTGAAGGTGATTGAAAGGCCAGAAAAGCCATCTCAGCCCAACTTTACATTCGACATGTCGAAAACTATAGAAGTGTTTGGGTTCATGCCCGAATGGGATATAAAGGAAATGATGGAAGATATTCGAAACACCCTGGGAGTTGAGGCATTCAGGAGATGA
- a CDS encoding ATP-grasp domain-containing protein encodes MKKVLFLGGAPTQIPPIKYALEQGHHVITLDYLPDNPGHKLGHKYYNVSTTDKEAVLEVAKAENIDGIVAYASDPAAPTAAYVAGKMGLPGNPYESVEILARKDLFRDFLAKHNFNVPRSRAFYEEAEAKVWLDEIGVPAFVKPVDSSGSKGVTHLQSAESFHDAFEHALKFSRERKVVVEEEIVRQGYQVAGDGFILDGELVFRCWADEHFDRLCNGLVPIGQTFPTSHSDKLLSEAHKESQRLLSLLGMKIGALNFDFVFSEDGKFYFLELGPRNGGCLIPEVIRYATGVDLIKYTVDAALGLPCEGLNMKPVDGSWSSYMIHSIEDGAFKNLWLSERAQKYIAEHDVQVQPGEKVNSFSGSHDTLGTMILKYPSQDEMLDMIDNMERDIRVITA; translated from the coding sequence ATGAAAAAGGTTCTATTTCTGGGTGGCGCCCCGACGCAGATACCACCCATTAAGTACGCATTGGAGCAGGGGCATCACGTTATCACCTTGGATTACCTGCCCGACAACCCGGGTCATAAGCTTGGCCACAAATACTACAATGTTTCCACAACAGACAAAGAAGCGGTACTTGAAGTAGCGAAGGCAGAAAATATTGATGGTATTGTCGCCTATGCATCCGACCCTGCCGCACCAACCGCAGCTTATGTTGCTGGAAAAATGGGGCTGCCTGGCAACCCTTACGAGTCGGTAGAAATTCTCGCCAGGAAAGACCTGTTCAGGGATTTTCTCGCCAAGCACAACTTCAACGTGCCGCGCTCCAGGGCGTTTTATGAAGAGGCAGAAGCCAAGGTTTGGCTGGATGAAATTGGTGTTCCAGCGTTCGTAAAGCCTGTGGATTCTTCCGGCAGTAAGGGGGTAACACATCTGCAAAGCGCAGAGAGCTTCCATGACGCCTTTGAGCACGCCCTGAAATTCTCCCGCGAGAGAAAGGTTGTGGTCGAAGAGGAAATCGTTCGGCAAGGCTACCAGGTAGCTGGCGATGGATTTATTCTGGACGGTGAACTAGTTTTCCGCTGCTGGGCCGATGAACACTTCGATAGACTCTGTAATGGGCTCGTTCCGATAGGGCAAACATTCCCAACATCTCACAGTGACAAACTCCTGAGCGAGGCTCATAAAGAATCCCAACGGCTTTTGAGTTTGCTCGGTATGAAAATCGGTGCATTGAACTTTGATTTTGTATTTTCGGAGGACGGAAAGTTCTATTTCTTGGAGCTTGGTCCGAGAAACGGTGGCTGTTTGATCCCCGAAGTCATCCGTTACGCGACTGGTGTAGACCTTATCAAGTACACGGTTGATGCTGCTCTTGGTTTGCCATGCGAAGGTCTTAACATGAAGCCTGTTGACGGCTCCTGGTCTAGCTACATGATTCACTCTATTGAAGATGGTGCGTTCAAGAACCTATGGCTATCTGAGCGCGCCCAAAAATATATTGCTGAGCACGATGTTCAGGTACAACCTGGGGAGAAGGTGAACTCGTTCAGCGGTTCTCACGATACGCTGGGAACCATGATCCTGAAGTATCCAAGCCAGGACGAGATGCTGGATATGATTGACAATATGGAGCGGGATATTCGTGTCATCACAGCGTGA
- a CDS encoding DegT/DnrJ/EryC1/StrS family aminotransferase — MIPVTKPYLPNREKLKSYIDGIYERHWLTNNGQLVQELTGRLEEYLGVENLLLVSNGTLALQIAYRALGVSDANRDERPEAITTPFTFIATASSLKWDGVQPVFTDIDPDTWCLDPKNIEAAITPNTRAIVPVHVFGNACDVEAIDAIAQKHNLKVIYDAAHAFGVKYKGESLLKHGDAATLSFHATKLFHTGEGGAIVFKRREDLERAKKMINFGITGPETIEEIGINAKMNELQAAMGLCVLDEMEENLKARSEVWQRYEDALGKTLQLQAKHQALGYNYAYFPVVFDSEEQVVRVAAALKEHGVLARRYFYPSLESVECLGAQGDQPVSKDIASRILCLPIYSGLPGETQGKIKGIVTEVIN, encoded by the coding sequence ATGATTCCGGTCACTAAGCCCTATCTCCCCAATCGGGAAAAGCTGAAAAGCTACATAGACGGCATCTACGAACGCCATTGGCTAACCAACAACGGCCAGCTGGTGCAGGAGCTCACCGGCCGCCTGGAAGAATATCTGGGTGTGGAAAACCTGCTGCTGGTCTCCAACGGCACCTTGGCATTGCAGATTGCTTACCGTGCACTCGGTGTGAGCGACGCTAACCGCGACGAAAGGCCGGAAGCCATCACTACGCCGTTTACCTTTATCGCCACTGCAAGCTCTCTCAAGTGGGACGGTGTACAACCGGTGTTCACCGATATTGACCCGGATACCTGGTGCCTGGATCCGAAAAATATCGAAGCGGCCATCACCCCCAATACCCGCGCTATTGTTCCCGTGCACGTATTTGGCAACGCCTGTGATGTGGAAGCCATCGATGCCATTGCGCAAAAGCATAACCTGAAGGTTATTTATGACGCCGCCCACGCCTTTGGTGTGAAATACAAAGGCGAAAGCCTGCTCAAGCACGGCGATGCCGCAACCCTCAGCTTCCATGCCACCAAACTGTTCCATACCGGAGAGGGTGGGGCGATTGTGTTCAAGCGCAGGGAAGACCTAGAGCGCGCCAAGAAAATGATCAACTTCGGCATTACCGGCCCGGAAACAATCGAAGAGATCGGCATCAACGCCAAGATGAATGAATTGCAGGCGGCGATGGGGCTGTGTGTGCTGGATGAGATGGAAGAAAACCTGAAAGCACGGTCAGAGGTTTGGCAGAGATATGAGGATGCACTGGGCAAAACCTTACAGCTCCAAGCCAAGCACCAGGCACTTGGCTACAATTACGCTTATTTCCCGGTGGTCTTTGACAGCGAAGAACAGGTAGTTCGAGTGGCTGCCGCTCTTAAAGAGCATGGCGTGCTGGCAAGAAGATATTTTTATCCGTCATTGGAATCTGTGGAGTGCCTTGGCGCCCAAGGAGACCAACCAGTTTCAAAAGATATAGCCAGCCGGATATTGTGCTTGCCCATATACTCAGGGCTTCCGGGTGAAACGCAGGGGAAAATAAAAGGCATCGTGACAGAGGTGATTAACTGA
- a CDS encoding histidine phosphatase family protein codes for MLYFIRHGETDYNRNNLWMGRQDLPLNQTGIRQVEAAAETIARIPLQIIMTSPLLRARQTAELIADQHPESPVIQIANWLTERDFGHYEGKLKTDTARIEMNASDCVESLEHLAKRLRPLAEAVDAYEHLLIVSHSGVYRRLVESLGYQSPKEHKSLRNAEFMSFTRYFGTR; via the coding sequence TTGCTCTACTTTATTCGGCATGGTGAGACAGATTACAACCGAAACAACCTGTGGATGGGTCGTCAAGACCTTCCATTGAACCAAACAGGTATCAGGCAGGTAGAAGCAGCAGCCGAGACAATAGCCCGGATTCCATTGCAAATTATCATGACCAGCCCTTTGCTGAGGGCGCGGCAAACCGCAGAGCTGATTGCTGACCAGCATCCTGAATCGCCCGTTATACAAATCGCGAATTGGTTAACCGAACGTGATTTCGGCCACTACGAAGGCAAACTAAAAACGGACACTGCCCGAATAGAAATGAACGCCTCGGATTGCGTTGAATCTCTGGAGCACCTTGCCAAGAGGCTTAGGCCACTGGCTGAAGCAGTGGATGCCTATGAGCATCTACTGATCGTGTCTCACTCGGGAGTGTATCGCCGCCTGGTTGAAAGCCTCGGTTACCAGAGCCCTAAGGAGCATAAAAGCTTGAGAAATGCAGAGTTTATGTCATTCACTCGTTATTTTGGAACACGCTAA
- a CDS encoding nucleotidyltransferase domain-containing protein, whose product MYKKVLVDFPALDQASQFTAEKLKQIRSSLDSALQASPHKEKITVVAVGSYGRGEASESSDIDAYIMFDSDRAAADVIANELKEIEKILNSHVLKETGSTGTFGADVCIRFTDMLSNIGGKDDSNAQITRRLLFLLEGTWLYGEDRFRQYRLELLSRYIKPSGADGKIARFLLNDIIRYYRTIATDFEHKVSDQKQEWGLRQVKLRFSRKILYFGGIVAIAETAELPQQQTLEKISDWFDHQGLERLYKASPDLPQTAQVLRLYEYFLERVSKPDVRQTLEQLQKEDRDTCEPYCDLREKGVELSEVLAEWLKEKYPADHQIHHALIF is encoded by the coding sequence GTGTACAAAAAAGTATTAGTTGATTTTCCCGCGTTAGATCAAGCGAGCCAGTTCACAGCAGAAAAGCTGAAACAAATCCGAAGTTCTTTAGACTCCGCGCTCCAAGCCAGCCCCCATAAAGAAAAGATCACCGTAGTAGCCGTAGGGTCGTATGGCAGGGGAGAGGCTTCTGAATCCTCAGATATCGACGCATACATCATGTTCGATTCAGATAGAGCCGCAGCAGACGTAATCGCCAACGAACTGAAAGAAATCGAGAAAATACTGAACAGTCACGTGCTAAAAGAGACGGGAAGCACAGGTACCTTTGGTGCAGACGTGTGTATTCGGTTTACAGACATGTTGAGCAACATTGGCGGGAAAGACGACAGCAACGCTCAGATCACCCGGCGATTGCTGTTCCTGCTTGAAGGAACCTGGCTGTACGGTGAAGACCGTTTCCGTCAATATCGCCTGGAGCTCTTAAGCCGATACATAAAGCCCAGTGGCGCAGACGGTAAAATTGCCCGGTTCCTGTTGAATGACATCATTCGGTATTACCGCACAATCGCCACAGACTTCGAGCACAAAGTAAGTGACCAAAAACAAGAGTGGGGACTACGGCAAGTAAAGCTCCGGTTCTCCCGCAAAATACTCTATTTTGGCGGAATTGTAGCTATAGCCGAAACTGCCGAACTACCACAGCAACAAACGCTCGAAAAAATCAGTGACTGGTTCGACCATCAGGGGCTTGAGAGGCTCTACAAGGCCTCCCCAGATCTACCGCAAACAGCGCAGGTGTTGAGGTTGTACGAATATTTCCTGGAGAGAGTCTCTAAGCCAGATGTTCGGCAAACACTGGAACAGCTTCAGAAAGAAGATCGCGATACTTGCGAGCCGTATTGTGACCTTCGAGAGAAGGGCGTTGAGCTCTCAGAAGTCCTGGCAGAGTGGCTAAAAGAAAAGTACCCTGCTGACCACCAGATCCATCACGCACTGATTTTTTAA